The genomic stretch CGGTCGGCGATCTGTTTCAAAAGGGAGAAATGGGGCGCGGCGTCCTGGTCCGCCGGCGGGATACACATCAGGCCCTCGACCGTCAGGCCATAGGTGTCGCGCGCAGCGCGGATCAGGGCGTCGGCGTCTTCGGCCAGGACGCCCGCCTTCTGGGGCTCTGCGCCCGTATTGACCTGGACCAGGACGCGCGGGGCGCGGCTGAGCTTTTGCGCCGCCTCGGCCAGGGCTCGCGCCAGTTTTTCGCGGTCCAGGGCCTCGATCACGTCGAACAGGGCCACGGCGTCTTCGGCCTTATTGGTCTGCAAGGGGCCGATCAGGCGCAGTTCCAAGTCGTTCAGACCGGGAAGACGGCCGATCCACCGCTCTTGCGCCTCCTGCACCCGATTTTCGCCGAACACGCGCTGGCCGGCGGCCAGTATGGCGTCGATGGCCTCGGGCGGCTGGGTCTTGGACACGGCGGTCAGGATGACGGCGGCCGGATCCCGGCCGACGGCGCGGCAGGCCGCGTCAATGCGCGCGCGAACCTCGGCCAGGTTTTCGGCGATGGACGCGGGCGAGGAAGCGGAGGAAGTAGGGGTCATGATCCTGTCGGCCGATTACAGCGATGAGGCGCGCGCGCTCTGGGATGCGGCGACCGCTCTAAACCGCGCCGCGGCCGCTGTCAGCCCGAGCGTCGCCGGTTTGCCGCCCCTGCTGTTCTTCACCGACCCGGAGCGCACGCCCCGGCCCTGGGAGACGGCGGCCCGGCTGCCGGTCGGATCGGCGGTGGTCTATCGCGCGTTCGGCGCCGAAGATGCGGTCGAGACGGGACTGAGATTGCGCGGCGCCACGCGGGAGGCGGGGGTCAAACTGCTGGTGGGGCTGGACCAGGCCCTGGCCGAGGCGGTCGAGGCGGATGGCCTGCACCTGCCGGAACGCGAGGCGGCGCGAGCGGTCTTGATCCGCCGGGCCCATCCCGGCTGGCTGCTGACGCGGGCCTGGCATGGCGGC from Brevundimonas sp. SL130 encodes the following:
- a CDS encoding YggS family pyridoxal phosphate-dependent enzyme, whose translation is MTPTSSASSPASIAENLAEVRARIDAACRAVGRDPAAVILTAVSKTQPPEAIDAILAAGQRVFGENRVQEAQERWIGRLPGLNDLELRLIGPLQTNKAEDAVALFDVIEALDREKLARALAEAAQKLSRAPRVLVQVNTGAEPQKAGVLAEDADALIRAARDTYGLTVEGLMCIPPADQDAAPHFSLLKQIADRNGLSVLSMGMSGDYETAIRCGATHVRVGTALFGERNRP
- a CDS encoding thiamine phosphate synthase; the encoded protein is MILSADYSDEARALWDAATALNRAAAAVSPSVAGLPPLLFFTDPERTPRPWETAARLPVGSAVVYRAFGAEDAVETGLRLRGATREAGVKLLVGLDQALAEAVEADGLHLPEREAARAVLIRRAHPGWLLTRAWHGGDASCTGLDALVLSPVFPAGGVSGVKTPLGVEGFRRRVIAADLPVYALGGVDAATASGLIGSGACGLAGVAAIQSAFR